The proteins below come from a single Mya arenaria isolate MELC-2E11 chromosome 6, ASM2691426v1 genomic window:
- the LOC128237307 gene encoding uncharacterized protein LOC128237307 isoform X2: MNGIRMLALPFIIILLVIPIIANNSTHGTFAYARTNCSQQGGLAYDNIVTTSLLTDYKENNCSLASSLGLNDGEAFWIKLQAELGAYITELGCATVLPKDFTLNLTEKPSLFQCTKECLARGSMNYISFHNAQCYCMADDYSNFECSDSSHAAIYRRFQIDEEEGKHRCIVAKLNNSKFGYTSAKCSDKHLGVCVDRSTQSKLQSNCTTFYPTFSEIGRDICIPPGIYIKDEMKGKCSEYNGKLTPYLYQDISHYLLDGLYFQDSFLTFDPQTDEEYSGSEDFLACLSITKQGCMLILETDKCDNVNRYLCGEDIHFEKQTGASTRMDSDCIVLSMCLFLKIITY, encoded by the coding sequence ATGAACGGGATAAGAATGTTGGCTCTTCCATTTATCATCATACTTTTGGTGATACCAATAATTGCAAACAACAGCACACATGGTACGTTTGCGTATGCCAGGACAAACTGTTCCCAACAAGGAGGACTGGCGTATGATAATATTGTGACAACTTCTCTACTTACGGATTACAAAGAGAACAACTGTAGTCTCGCGAGCAGTTTAGGACTTAACGATGGTGAAGCATTTTGGATAAAACTGCAAGCTGAGCTAGGAGCGTATATAACAGAGCTCGGGTGTGCCACGGTATTACCAAAGGATTTTACGttgaatttgacagaaaaacCCTCCTTGTTCCAATGTACTAAAGAGTGTTTGGCTCGTGGATCTATGAATTACATTAGTTTCCATAACGCACAATGTTATTGCATGGCTGATGACTATTCGAACTTTGAATGTTCGGATTCAAGTCATGCTGCCATTTACCGCAGATTTCAGATTGATGAAGAAGAAGGCAAACACAGATGCATTGTTGCCAAACTTAATAACAGCAAGTTTGGATACACAAGCGCTAAATGTTCTGATAAACATTTAGGAGTTTGTGTGGATCGAAGTACGCAATCAAAGCTCCAAAGTAATTGTACGACGTTTTACCCTACATTTTCTGAGATCGGGCGAGATATTTGTATTCCACCAGGAATATACATCAAAGATGAAATGAAGGGAAAATGTTCAGAGTACAATGGTAAATTGACCCCGTACCTATATCAAGATATCAGCCATTATCTGCTCGACGGATTGTACTTTCAGGACAGTTTCCTTACGTTTGATCCACAAACTGATGAAGAGTATTCCGGGTCGGAAGATTTTCTAGCATGCTTGTCAATCACGAAGCAAGGCTGCATGCTTATACTGGAAACAGACAAATGTGACAATGTGAATAGATATCTATGTGGTGAggacatacattttgaaaagcAGACAGGAGCATCAACTCGCATGGATTCGGACTGCATTGTACTatccatgtgtttgtttttgaaaataattacttACTAA
- the LOC128237307 gene encoding uncharacterized protein LOC128237307 isoform X1: MQSHERNMNGIRMLALPFIIILLVIPIIANNSTHGTFAYARTNCSQQGGLAYDNIVTTSLLTDYKENNCSLASSLGLNDGEAFWIKLQAELGAYITELGCATVLPKDFTLNLTEKPSLFQCTKECLARGSMNYISFHNAQCYCMADDYSNFECSDSSHAAIYRRFQIDEEEGKHRCIVAKLNNSKFGYTSAKCSDKHLGVCVDRSTQSKLQSNCTTFYPTFSEIGRDICIPPGIYIKDEMKGKCSEYNGKLTPYLYQDISHYLLDGLYFQDSFLTFDPQTDEEYSGSEDFLACLSITKQGCMLILETDKCDNVNRYLCGEDIHFEKQTGASTRMDSDCIVLSMCLFLKIITY, from the coding sequence AAATATGAACGGGATAAGAATGTTGGCTCTTCCATTTATCATCATACTTTTGGTGATACCAATAATTGCAAACAACAGCACACATGGTACGTTTGCGTATGCCAGGACAAACTGTTCCCAACAAGGAGGACTGGCGTATGATAATATTGTGACAACTTCTCTACTTACGGATTACAAAGAGAACAACTGTAGTCTCGCGAGCAGTTTAGGACTTAACGATGGTGAAGCATTTTGGATAAAACTGCAAGCTGAGCTAGGAGCGTATATAACAGAGCTCGGGTGTGCCACGGTATTACCAAAGGATTTTACGttgaatttgacagaaaaacCCTCCTTGTTCCAATGTACTAAAGAGTGTTTGGCTCGTGGATCTATGAATTACATTAGTTTCCATAACGCACAATGTTATTGCATGGCTGATGACTATTCGAACTTTGAATGTTCGGATTCAAGTCATGCTGCCATTTACCGCAGATTTCAGATTGATGAAGAAGAAGGCAAACACAGATGCATTGTTGCCAAACTTAATAACAGCAAGTTTGGATACACAAGCGCTAAATGTTCTGATAAACATTTAGGAGTTTGTGTGGATCGAAGTACGCAATCAAAGCTCCAAAGTAATTGTACGACGTTTTACCCTACATTTTCTGAGATCGGGCGAGATATTTGTATTCCACCAGGAATATACATCAAAGATGAAATGAAGGGAAAATGTTCAGAGTACAATGGTAAATTGACCCCGTACCTATATCAAGATATCAGCCATTATCTGCTCGACGGATTGTACTTTCAGGACAGTTTCCTTACGTTTGATCCACAAACTGATGAAGAGTATTCCGGGTCGGAAGATTTTCTAGCATGCTTGTCAATCACGAAGCAAGGCTGCATGCTTATACTGGAAACAGACAAATGTGACAATGTGAATAGATATCTATGTGGTGAggacatacattttgaaaagcAGACAGGAGCATCAACTCGCATGGATTCGGACTGCATTGTACTatccatgtgtttgtttttgaaaataattacttACTAA